In Salinirussus salinus, the following proteins share a genomic window:
- a CDS encoding signal recognition particle protein Srp54 → MVLDDLGSSLRSTLDDLRGKSRISEEDVEDVVREIQRSLIQADVDIALVQDLSDSIKSRALDEEPPAGTTPRDWVLRIVYEELVELVGESTELPLEQQTVMLAGLYGSGKTTTAAKMAWWFSKKGLRPAVIQTDTDRPGAYDQAKQMAENAEVDFYGDPDEEDPVAIAEAGMEATGDADVRIVDTAGRDGLNEELIAQIERIDAAVNPDRNLLVVDAAMGQSAKEQAQEFEEAIGIDGVAITKLDGTAKGGGALAAVNETDSTIAFLGTGETVKDIERFEPSGFISRLLGMGDLEQLTERVERAMEEAQEGEDDWEPEDMLEGSFTLKDMRKQMQAMNNMGPLDQVMDMIPGLGGGIKDQLPEDAMDVTADRMREFDVIMDSMTEDELEDPRSIGQSRVRRIARGSGTSEDRVRELLQQHKMMERTLNQFQGMGDADMERMMQQMQGGGGPGGPGGMGGMGGGGGPFGD, encoded by the coding sequence ATGGTACTCGACGATCTCGGCTCCTCGCTCCGGAGCACTCTCGACGACCTCCGCGGCAAGTCGCGGATCTCCGAGGAGGACGTCGAGGACGTGGTCAGGGAGATCCAGCGCTCGCTGATCCAGGCCGACGTGGACATCGCGCTGGTCCAGGACCTCTCGGACAGCATCAAGAGCCGCGCGCTGGACGAGGAACCGCCCGCCGGCACCACGCCCCGTGACTGGGTGTTGCGGATCGTCTACGAGGAGCTGGTGGAGCTGGTCGGCGAGTCGACCGAGCTCCCCCTGGAGCAACAGACGGTCATGCTCGCCGGCCTCTACGGCTCGGGGAAGACCACCACCGCCGCCAAGATGGCGTGGTGGTTCTCGAAGAAGGGGCTCCGACCGGCGGTCATCCAGACCGACACCGACCGCCCGGGCGCCTACGACCAGGCGAAGCAGATGGCCGAGAACGCCGAGGTCGACTTCTACGGGGACCCCGACGAGGAGGACCCCGTCGCCATCGCCGAGGCGGGGATGGAAGCCACGGGGGACGCCGACGTGCGCATCGTCGACACCGCCGGCCGCGACGGCCTCAACGAGGAACTGATCGCCCAGATCGAGCGGATCGACGCTGCAGTGAACCCCGACCGGAATCTGCTGGTGGTCGACGCCGCGATGGGCCAGTCCGCCAAGGAGCAGGCCCAGGAGTTCGAGGAGGCCATCGGCATCGACGGCGTCGCGATCACCAAGCTCGACGGGACCGCCAAGGGCGGGGGCGCGCTCGCGGCGGTCAACGAGACCGACTCCACCATCGCCTTCCTCGGGACCGGCGAGACCGTCAAGGACATCGAGCGCTTCGAGCCCTCCGGGTTCATCTCCCGGCTGCTGGGGATGGGCGACCTCGAACAGCTCACCGAGCGCGTCGAGCGCGCCATGGAGGAGGCCCAGGAGGGCGAGGACGACTGGGAGCCCGAGGACATGCTCGAGGGCTCGTTCACCCTGAAGGACATGCGCAAGCAGATGCAGGCGATGAACAACATGGGCCCGCTGGACCAGGTGATGGACATGATCCCCGGGCTGGGCGGCGGGATCAAGGACCAGCTCCCCGAGGACGCGATGGACGTCACCGCCGACCGGATGCGGGAGTTCGACGTCATCATGGACTCGATGACCGAGGACGAACTCGAGGACCCCCGCAGCATCGGCCAGAGCCGCGTCAGGCGGATCGCACGCGGGTCGGGCACCTCCGAGGACCGCGTCCGCGAGCTGCTCCAGCAACACAAGATGATGGAGCGCACCCTCAACCAGTTCCAGGGGATGGGCGACGCCGACATGGAGCGGATGATGCAGCAGATGCAGGGCGGCGGCGGTCCCGGTGGCCCCGGCGGCATGGGCGGCATGGGCGGTGGCGGCGGTCCCTTCGGCGACTGA
- a CDS encoding magnesium transporter, whose translation MATDWRVGAITRAMLPVLLALTLVEVGSGLVLGSFEAELLASPSLLVLVPVTIGTAGNLGSILAARLSTAVHLGTVAFEPGDETLAGNALATVALALTVFPAVGLGAWGLAALTTGARLRPTTVLAVAVASGFLLSLLAVLVTAVTTYVAYRLELDPDDVVIPVVTNVCDVLGVVVLFLVVAVLV comes from the coding sequence ATGGCTACCGACTGGCGCGTCGGGGCGATCACCCGCGCCATGCTGCCCGTCCTGCTCGCGCTCACGCTCGTGGAGGTCGGCAGCGGCCTGGTGCTGGGCAGCTTCGAGGCCGAGCTGCTCGCCTCCCCGTCGCTGCTCGTGCTCGTTCCGGTCACCATCGGCACGGCGGGCAACCTCGGGAGTATACTCGCCGCGCGGCTCTCGACGGCGGTCCACCTCGGGACCGTGGCGTTCGAGCCCGGCGACGAGACGCTGGCCGGCAACGCCCTCGCCACTGTCGCGCTGGCGCTGACGGTGTTCCCCGCCGTCGGTCTCGGGGCCTGGGGGCTGGCGGCACTGACGACCGGCGCGCGGCTGAGGCCGACGACGGTGCTCGCCGTCGCGGTCGCGAGCGGCTTTCTCCTCTCGCTGCTCGCGGTGCTGGTGACGGCCGTCACGACATACGTCGCCTACCGGCTGGAACTGGACCCCGACGACGTCGTCATCCCCGTCGTCACCAACGTCTGTGACGTGCTCGGCGTGGTTGTGCTCTTCCTTGTCGTCGCCGTCCTCGTATAA
- a CDS encoding CBS domain-containing protein, giving the protein MLTPIAVREVMQSPVETVSPEATVRAAARRLVDAGVGSLVVCRDGEPVGILTEGDLTALLAAGSDPETTPVADVMAAPLVTVGADAGIEDAAARMREETVKRLPVLEDGAVVGVVTTTDLSNFLPHLVRTGRRDPAAGERTRRDVRVDTAYEDADWEYEYVGHERAVDVGDVVRFGKTVSAGDVETFAEASGDTNRLHLDEEFAARTRFGERIVHGTLVAGLISAALARLPGLTIYLSQDLSFLAPVPLGERLTAECEVVEGLGNRRFRLTTAVLDGEGEPVIDGEATVVVDPVPDEAA; this is encoded by the coding sequence ATGCTCACGCCCATCGCGGTCCGCGAGGTGATGCAGTCGCCCGTCGAGACGGTGTCGCCGGAGGCCACGGTCCGCGCGGCCGCCCGCCGGCTGGTCGATGCCGGCGTCGGCTCGCTCGTGGTCTGCCGGGACGGCGAGCCCGTCGGCATCCTCACCGAGGGCGACCTGACGGCGCTGCTGGCCGCGGGGTCGGACCCGGAGACGACGCCCGTCGCCGACGTCATGGCCGCGCCGCTGGTCACCGTCGGGGCCGACGCCGGCATCGAGGACGCCGCCGCGCGCATGCGCGAGGAAACTGTCAAGCGGTTACCGGTCCTCGAAGACGGTGCGGTCGTCGGGGTCGTCACGACGACGGACCTCTCGAACTTCCTCCCCCACCTGGTCCGGACGGGGCGGCGCGACCCGGCCGCGGGCGAGCGCACCCGCCGGGACGTCCGGGTCGACACCGCCTACGAGGACGCCGACTGGGAGTACGAGTACGTCGGCCACGAGAGAGCGGTCGATGTCGGCGACGTCGTCCGCTTTGGCAAGACCGTCTCCGCCGGGGACGTGGAGACGTTCGCGGAGGCCAGCGGCGACACCAACCGGCTCCACCTCGATGAGGAATTCGCGGCCCGGACTCGCTTCGGCGAGCGGATCGTCCACGGCACCCTCGTCGCCGGACTGATAAGCGCCGCGCTCGCCCGCCTGCCCGGCCTCACTATCTACCTCTCACAGGACCTGTCCTTTCTCGCGCCCGTCCCGCTGGGTGAGCGCCTCACCGCCGAGTGCGAGGTGGTCGAGGGTCTGGGCAACCGCCGGTTCCGGCTGACGACCGCCGTACTGGACGGCGAGGGCGAGCCGGTCATCGACGGGGAGGCCACCGTGGTGGTGGACCCGGTGCCCGACGAGGCGGCGTGA
- a CDS encoding magnesium transporter yields the protein MSVREAAREAYREGLPALAASVFGGLLAGVVLGGMRGDFARVDGLLVLVPALLATRGNVYGSLGARVATGLHQGLVEPRVGADRRLGGAVAAALLNGLLASAFAATATFLVLSGLGRAVAPVWTLVAIALLAGLLSGVVLAASVVLVVFAGYRRGYNPDTLVGPIVTTAGDVFGVAFLLLAVRTVLLVGGG from the coding sequence ATGAGCGTCCGCGAGGCCGCCCGCGAGGCCTACCGCGAGGGGCTGCCCGCGCTCGCGGCCAGCGTCTTTGGTGGACTGCTCGCGGGCGTCGTGCTCGGGGGCATGCGCGGGGACTTCGCCCGGGTGGACGGCCTGCTCGTGCTCGTGCCTGCCCTGCTTGCCACCCGCGGGAACGTCTACGGCTCGCTGGGCGCGCGGGTCGCCACCGGGCTCCACCAGGGGCTGGTCGAACCCCGCGTCGGCGCGGACCGCCGGCTCGGGGGCGCGGTCGCCGCGGCCCTGCTCAACGGCCTCCTGGCGAGTGCCTTCGCCGCGACCGCCACCTTCCTCGTGCTCTCGGGGCTGGGGCGGGCGGTCGCCCCCGTGTGGACGCTGGTCGCCATCGCCCTGCTCGCGGGGCTGCTGTCGGGAGTCGTCCTCGCGGCGTCGGTCGTGCTCGTCGTGTTCGCGGGCTACCGACGGGGATACAACCCCGACACGCTCGTGGGACCGATCGTGACGACCGCCGGCGACGTCTTCGGCGTGGCTTTCCTCCTGCTCGCGGTCCGGACCGTCCTGCTCGTGGGGGGCGGGTAG
- a CDS encoding MarR family transcriptional regulator → MYTEPRVLAALEEGPATVPELAGRLDRHPATVQRRCARLQAQGLVRRTTGGAYVRVEGARGRAASD, encoded by the coding sequence ATGTACACGGAACCGCGGGTACTCGCAGCACTCGAGGAGGGACCGGCGACCGTTCCCGAACTCGCGGGCCGGCTCGACCGCCACCCCGCGACGGTCCAGCGGCGGTGTGCCCGGCTCCAGGCGCAGGGGCTGGTCAGGCGGACGACCGGCGGTGCCTACGTCCGGGTCGAGGGGGCGCGCGGACGGGCGGCCTCGGACTGA
- the ftsY gene encoding signal recognition particle-docking protein FtsY, whose translation MFDGLKEKLTSFTEDVEEDAETRETEEGSDAADDDGEAATAAEPAPEAGSAPEGEPAATEPAAAGAEATPGGEGEAAVVDEPDGGTGPAGEADREAPADAAADGDAADEDGGRGLAERAKLLATGKTVIDEDDLQAHLDELEFALLRSDVEMEVAQEILDGVEANLVGETRRRLSSTGNRVRDALREALYDVISVGQFDFDSYLEAAERPVVIVFTGVNGVGKTTTIAKLAHYLEQRGFSSVLANGDTYRAGANEQLQEHADALGKTVISHEKGSDPAAVLYDAVEYAEANDVDVVLGDTAGRLHTSEGLMDQLAKIDRVVEPDLTLFVDEAVAGQDAVNRAREFDEAAGTDGSVLTKADADPQGGAAISIAYVTGKPILFLGTGQDYDDLERFDPEAVVDRLVD comes from the coding sequence ATGTTCGACGGGCTCAAGGAGAAGCTCACGAGCTTCACGGAGGACGTCGAGGAGGACGCCGAGACCCGGGAAACCGAAGAGGGCAGCGATGCGGCCGACGACGACGGCGAGGCCGCCACGGCGGCCGAGCCGGCTCCCGAAGCCGGGTCCGCACCCGAAGGCGAACCGGCCGCCACGGAGCCGGCAGCAGCCGGCGCCGAGGCCACGCCCGGGGGAGAAGGTGAAGCCGCAGTCGTGGACGAGCCCGACGGCGGGACGGGGCCCGCGGGGGAGGCCGACCGCGAGGCCCCCGCCGATGCGGCTGCCGACGGCGACGCCGCGGACGAGGACGGGGGGCGCGGGCTGGCCGAGCGGGCGAAGCTGCTGGCGACCGGGAAGACCGTCATCGACGAGGACGACCTCCAGGCCCACCTCGATGAACTGGAGTTCGCGCTGTTGCGCTCGGACGTCGAGATGGAGGTCGCCCAGGAGATCCTCGACGGCGTCGAAGCAAATCTCGTGGGCGAGACGCGGCGCCGGCTCTCTTCGACCGGCAACCGGGTCCGGGACGCGCTCCGGGAGGCGCTGTACGACGTGATCAGCGTCGGGCAGTTCGACTTCGACAGCTACCTCGAGGCGGCCGAGAGGCCCGTGGTCATCGTGTTCACGGGCGTCAACGGCGTCGGCAAGACCACGACCATCGCCAAGCTGGCCCACTACCTGGAGCAGCGGGGCTTCTCGTCGGTGCTGGCCAACGGCGACACCTACCGCGCCGGCGCGAACGAGCAGCTCCAGGAACACGCCGACGCGCTGGGCAAGACCGTCATCTCCCACGAGAAGGGGTCGGACCCCGCGGCCGTCCTGTACGACGCCGTGGAGTACGCCGAGGCCAACGACGTGGACGTGGTGCTCGGGGACACGGCGGGCCGGCTGCACACGAGCGAGGGGCTGATGGACCAGCTCGCGAAGATCGACCGCGTGGTCGAGCCCGACCTCACGCTGTTCGTCGACGAGGCCGTCGCCGGCCAGGACGCCGTCAACCGCGCCCGGGAGTTCGACGAGGCCGCCGGGACGGACGGCTCGGTGCTCACGAAGGCCGACGCCGACCCGCAGGGCGGGGCCGCCATCTCCATCGCGTACGTGACCGGCAAGCCGATCCTCTTTCTGGGGACCGGCCAGGACTACGACGACCTCGAGCGCTTCGACCCAGAGGCGGTCGTCGACAGGCTGGTCGACTGA
- a CDS encoding nitrite/sulfite reductase: MNTVEEWKEEKHPLDVIEDVETYAEEGMSFDEIEEYAGDGEWERLKWAGMYAHGRQRGYFMLRTKVPGGYLTPEQAEVIGEVAEEYATAPPEHGGEEQNEIWGDAFLDITTRQDVQMHWIEVEDMPEVWDRYDEVGLTTVQGCGDSARNVLGCPAAGLSEHEAFDAQPVVDAVSDFFTKNREYANLPRKFKLTVTGCTHDCGQSQINDVGMTPAKKELGGVSASSASGGSSEGSSDGEWQYGFHVRVGGGLSDGPRMATPMDVFVPPADAVEFCRAVAQTFKELGDRNNRGVCRMRYLVQQMGTEAFEEAVRDRCGVDLPSRGVDLTEGYTGDHVGVHDQREDGLKYVGFNVIAGRMGGDEFAAAARAAEKYGTDEASVRLATDQNFLVTHIPEERVGDLLDEPFARKYRPDPGPFSRGAVGCTGSEFCNYGIIETKNRVRRWAKALDRRVDTPEDLDVVRMHMSGCSASCAQPQIADIGFRGETVQIDDPEGTTNEEGDNIVEGMDFGLGGSLGTDNEFLDWVEHAVPADAVIPAIEELFGAYTENREEGERFYAWCRRVGNDRLRSVMERADANVSGGVAHGD, encoded by the coding sequence ATGAACACGGTCGAAGAATGGAAAGAGGAGAAACACCCGCTGGACGTCATCGAGGACGTCGAGACCTACGCCGAAGAGGGGATGTCCTTCGACGAGATCGAGGAGTACGCCGGCGACGGCGAGTGGGAGCGGCTCAAGTGGGCCGGGATGTACGCCCACGGCCGCCAGCGGGGCTACTTCATGCTCAGGACGAAGGTGCCCGGCGGCTACCTCACGCCCGAGCAGGCCGAAGTCATCGGTGAAGTGGCCGAGGAGTACGCCACCGCCCCGCCCGAGCACGGCGGCGAGGAACAGAACGAGATCTGGGGCGACGCCTTCCTGGACATCACGACCCGCCAGGACGTCCAGATGCACTGGATCGAGGTCGAGGACATGCCCGAGGTCTGGGACCGGTACGACGAGGTCGGGCTGACGACGGTCCAGGGCTGTGGCGACTCCGCGCGCAACGTGCTCGGCTGTCCGGCCGCGGGCCTCTCCGAGCACGAGGCCTTCGACGCCCAGCCCGTCGTGGACGCCGTGTCGGACTTCTTCACGAAAAACAGGGAGTACGCCAACCTCCCGCGGAAGTTCAAGCTGACCGTCACGGGCTGTACCCACGACTGCGGGCAGTCCCAGATCAACGACGTCGGGATGACCCCCGCGAAGAAGGAACTCGGCGGCGTCTCCGCGAGCAGCGCGAGCGGAGGCTCGTCGGAGGGTAGCTCCGACGGCGAGTGGCAGTACGGCTTCCACGTCCGGGTCGGCGGCGGGCTCTCGGACGGGCCGCGGATGGCCACGCCGATGGACGTCTTCGTCCCGCCGGCCGACGCCGTGGAGTTCTGTCGGGCCGTCGCCCAGACGTTCAAGGAACTGGGCGACCGCAATAACCGCGGCGTCTGCCGGATGCGGTATCTCGTCCAGCAGATGGGCACGGAGGCCTTCGAGGAGGCCGTCCGCGACCGGTGTGGCGTCGACCTCCCGTCCCGGGGTGTGGACCTCACCGAGGGGTACACCGGCGACCACGTCGGCGTCCACGACCAGCGCGAGGACGGCCTGAAGTACGTCGGCTTCAACGTCATCGCCGGCCGGATGGGCGGCGACGAGTTCGCCGCTGCGGCCCGCGCCGCAGAGAAGTACGGTACCGACGAGGCGTCGGTCCGTCTCGCGACCGACCAGAACTTCCTCGTCACTCACATCCCCGAGGAACGCGTCGGCGACCTGCTCGACGAGCCGTTCGCCCGGAAATACCGGCCCGACCCCGGCCCCTTCTCGCGGGGCGCGGTCGGCTGTACGGGTTCGGAGTTCTGCAACTACGGGATCATCGAGACGAAAAACCGCGTCCGGCGGTGGGCGAAGGCGCTCGACCGCCGGGTCGACACGCCCGAGGACCTCGACGTGGTGCGGATGCACATGTCCGGCTGCTCGGCCTCCTGTGCGCAACCGCAGATCGCGGACATCGGCTTCCGGGGCGAAACCGTACAGATCGACGACCCCGAAGGCACCACCAACGAGGAGGGGGACAATATCGTCGAGGGGATGGACTTCGGCCTCGGCGGCAGCCTCGGGACGGACAACGAGTTCCTCGACTGGGTAGAACACGCCGTCCCCGCGGACGCCGTCATCCCGGCCATCGAGGAGCTGTTCGGTGCCTACACCGAGAACCGGGAGGAGGGCGAGCGATTCTACGCCTGGTGTCGCCGCGTCGGCAACGACCGCCTGCGGTCGGTGATGGAGCGGGCCGACGCCAACGTCTCCGGCGGGGTGGCACATGGGGACTGA
- a CDS encoding Coenzyme F420 hydrogenase/dehydrogenase, beta subunit C-terminal domain, whose translation MGTDEPELVEDAPGMGQPGATRSEQDAAGAGADSTPESDPTPDPGPATEADPAGSADRPGRDGPLPGVPEAGTDGPGVPPVSGGDRTSDATGSIPASGDPGGERATSGECSDDGCTCGADDRGSAGNHVDAGERAGNRGSAGGRPVADGAGADAAGGTPTNVTADGELTDLEFTEPQEGVSQALPGEEHGDTDRPDRRVDAPEGVDLDTPGYGIRAEMNDIDEPDDKTWFMELDSAVIDEGRCIQCGTCVAACPSDSIGIGDDDLPELVKMCTGCSLCWDFCPRGGLRYERQWKITGGEDNVKGAGDPITEFSARVEDDWRHSSQDGGAVTGILIRLMEAGAIDGALIATESEDDPWKAEGFMATSPEELVENTGTIYSQTMALGHLDFSQWEDKFEKPWAEVSLALVGTPCEIEGIRALQDFEWEYGSQEAGVRAIDYTIALMCTKNFNYEQLVGEQLEEKRGIDIDEVGKMDVLHGKLMVDDRDGNRILTEDIEHFHDAALKGCDECADFTGFCADLTVGSVGSSEEYSSVIVRTERGLKAWELAEPVLDYHDLEDRSAVGKLQGWDKKKAFEALERPFDPDAPRFIDYTDHVDHYGGEPTPHEADH comes from the coding sequence ATGGGGACTGACGAGCCCGAACTCGTCGAGGACGCCCCGGGAATGGGGCAACCCGGTGCGACCCGGAGCGAACAGGACGCGGCGGGGGCGGGCGCGGACTCGACGCCGGAGTCGGACCCGACGCCCGACCCGGGCCCGGCGACGGAGGCGGACCCGGCGGGGAGCGCGGACCGGCCCGGACGCGACGGACCGCTGCCGGGCGTCCCGGAGGCCGGCACGGACGGCCCCGGCGTCCCGCCCGTCTCCGGCGGGGACCGTACGAGCGACGCCACAGGGTCGATCCCGGCAAGCGGGGACCCCGGTGGCGAGAGGGCCACGAGCGGAGAGTGTAGCGACGACGGCTGTACCTGCGGCGCCGACGACCGTGGGAGCGCCGGCAACCACGTGGACGCCGGCGAGCGTGCCGGCAACCGCGGAAGCGCCGGCGGGCGCCCGGTGGCAGACGGTGCCGGCGCGGACGCCGCCGGCGGGACTCCAACGAATGTCACCGCGGACGGCGAGCTGACTGACCTGGAGTTCACCGAGCCACAGGAGGGGGTCAGCCAGGCGCTGCCCGGCGAGGAGCACGGCGACACCGACCGGCCGGACCGCCGGGTCGACGCGCCCGAGGGGGTCGACCTCGACACGCCGGGCTACGGCATCCGCGCGGAGATGAACGACATCGACGAGCCCGACGACAAGACGTGGTTCATGGAGCTGGATTCGGCCGTCATCGACGAGGGGCGGTGCATCCAGTGTGGCACCTGCGTCGCGGCCTGTCCCTCGGACTCCATCGGGATCGGCGACGACGACCTGCCCGAACTCGTGAAGATGTGCACCGGCTGCTCGCTGTGCTGGGACTTCTGTCCCCGCGGCGGGCTCCGCTACGAGCGCCAGTGGAAGATCACCGGCGGCGAGGACAACGTCAAGGGCGCGGGTGACCCCATCACGGAGTTCTCCGCCCGGGTCGAGGACGACTGGCGCCACAGCTCCCAGGACGGCGGCGCCGTCACGGGTATCCTCATCCGGCTGATGGAGGCCGGAGCGATCGACGGCGCGCTGATCGCCACCGAATCCGAAGACGATCCCTGGAAAGCAGAGGGCTTCATGGCCACTTCCCCCGAGGAGCTGGTCGAGAACACCGGCACCATCTACAGCCAGACGATGGCGCTCGGCCATCTGGACTTCTCGCAGTGGGAGGACAAGTTCGAGAAACCCTGGGCGGAGGTGTCGCTGGCGCTCGTGGGCACTCCCTGCGAGATCGAGGGGATCCGCGCCCTGCAGGACTTCGAGTGGGAGTACGGCTCCCAGGAGGCGGGCGTGCGCGCCATCGACTACACGATCGCGCTGATGTGTACGAAGAATTTCAACTACGAGCAGCTCGTCGGCGAGCAACTGGAGGAGAAACGCGGGATCGACATCGACGAGGTCGGCAAGATGGACGTCCTCCACGGGAAGCTGATGGTCGACGACCGCGACGGCAACAGGATCCTCACCGAGGACATCGAGCACTTCCACGACGCCGCACTCAAGGGGTGTGACGAGTGCGCCGACTTCACCGGCTTCTGTGCCGACCTCACCGTCGGCTCCGTCGGGTCGAGCGAGGAGTACTCCTCGGTCATCGTCCGCACCGAGCGGGGACTGAAGGCGTGGGAGCTTGCCGAGCCAGTCCTCGACTACCACGACCTGGAGGACCGCTCGGCGGTCGGGAAGCTCCAGGGCTGGGACAAGAAGAAGGCCTTCGAGGCGCTGGAGCGGCCCTTCGACCCCGACGCCCCTCGCTTCATCGACTACACCGACCACGTCGACCACTACGGCGGCGAACCCACCCCCCACGAGGCCGACCACTGA
- a CDS encoding RNA-binding domain-containing protein yields the protein MIYRVEAEVTAPVYDTEVTDRVADAITELFPGAEPELRHGELTATVHDLEHFSELLHRQEILDTARGAFLSNRRGDTFSFRLKKQAAFQGVVNFVVEPGELGAITVRVTVEEPDVESYVDHVAPPTEEGEPVDVSG from the coding sequence ATGATCTACCGGGTCGAGGCGGAGGTCACGGCCCCCGTCTACGACACCGAGGTGACCGACCGGGTCGCGGACGCCATCACCGAACTCTTCCCGGGCGCCGAGCCCGAGCTCCGCCACGGCGAGCTGACCGCGACGGTCCACGACCTCGAGCACTTCTCGGAGCTGCTCCACCGCCAGGAGATCCTCGACACCGCCCGGGGGGCGTTTCTCTCGAACCGCCGCGGGGACACCTTCTCCTTCCGGCTCAAAAAGCAGGCCGCCTTCCAGGGGGTCGTCAACTTCGTCGTCGAACCCGGCGAGCTCGGCGCCATCACCGTCCGGGTGACGGTCGAGGAGCCCGACGTCGAGTCCTACGTCGACCACGTCGCCCCGCCCACGGAGGAGGGGGAGCCGGTCGACGTCTCCGGGTGA
- a CDS encoding AAA family ATPase translates to MRVIGIVGLPGSGKSEAAAVAEDEGIPVVTMGDVIRQECRDRGLDPAVHHGEIAGKLREENGPGAIAERSLPVIEDRLAGAETVVVDGIRSGTEVDRFQEAFGEDFRLVRVEAPFETRAERLDLRGRDAVSGEDGESLEERDRRELEFGMGEAMERADLTVENTGTLEEFRDRVRQLLEDSR, encoded by the coding sequence ATGCGCGTCATCGGGATCGTCGGCCTCCCGGGCAGCGGCAAGAGCGAGGCCGCGGCCGTCGCCGAGGACGAGGGGATCCCCGTCGTGACCATGGGCGACGTCATCCGCCAGGAGTGCCGGGACCGCGGGCTCGACCCCGCCGTCCACCACGGGGAGATCGCCGGGAAGCTCCGGGAGGAGAACGGTCCCGGGGCCATCGCCGAGCGCTCGCTTCCGGTCATCGAGGACCGCCTGGCCGGGGCCGAGACGGTCGTCGTCGACGGCATCCGCTCGGGGACGGAGGTCGACCGCTTCCAGGAGGCCTTCGGCGAGGACTTCCGGCTCGTCCGGGTCGAGGCGCCCTTCGAGACCCGCGCCGAGCGCCTGGACCTGCGGGGCCGTGACGCGGTCTCCGGCGAGGACGGCGAGTCCCTGGAGGAGCGGGACCGCCGCGAGCTCGAGTTCGGGATGGGTGAGGCCATGGAGCGGGCCGACCTGACCGTCGAGAACACGGGGACCCTTGAGGAGTTCCGCGACCGGGTCCGGCAGTTGCTGGAGGACTCGCGATGA
- the surE gene encoding 5'/3'-nucleotidase SurE has product MEILLTNDDGADAAGLVGLYEELTALGDVTVVAPAENQSGVGRTRSHAVVRREHPWGYELTGTPADCVAYGLRGLDTDFDLVVSGCNHGPNAGNYVTGRSGTVGAGIEAAFLGTPAVAVSAYHHEDFFPDPPGAYDFGRPARVTTEVCRHAREVDLLAPGTLLNVNVPLDVADPPMRRTIPYPDYDLHVEHDADPAAVEAVEALGRDGEVDTGEEGTLVRMHDAVWPGTVGFENPFPPTDRQRDRYPVGTDRRALVDGEVSVSPLSIDHDDVESEALAALVDAYNEANAPEKSS; this is encoded by the coding sequence ATGGAGATCCTGTTGACGAACGACGACGGCGCCGACGCCGCCGGGCTGGTCGGGCTCTACGAGGAGCTGACCGCCCTCGGCGACGTGACGGTCGTCGCCCCCGCCGAGAACCAGAGCGGGGTCGGCCGAACCCGCTCACACGCCGTCGTCCGTCGCGAGCACCCCTGGGGGTACGAGCTGACGGGCACGCCCGCGGACTGCGTCGCCTACGGCCTGCGCGGGCTCGACACTGACTTCGACCTGGTCGTCTCGGGCTGCAACCACGGCCCCAACGCGGGCAACTACGTCACCGGCCGCTCGGGAACGGTCGGCGCCGGCATCGAGGCGGCCTTCCTCGGGACGCCCGCGGTCGCGGTCTCCGCGTACCACCACGAGGACTTCTTTCCCGACCCGCCCGGGGCCTACGACTTCGGCCGGCCGGCGCGGGTGACCACCGAGGTCTGTCGGCACGCCCGCGAGGTCGACCTGCTCGCGCCGGGGACGCTGCTGAACGTCAACGTCCCGCTTGACGTCGCCGACCCGCCGATGCGCCGGACGATCCCCTATCCCGACTACGACCTCCACGTCGAACACGACGCCGACCCGGCGGCAGTCGAGGCCGTCGAGGCGCTGGGCCGCGACGGGGAGGTCGACACCGGCGAGGAAGGGACGCTGGTCCGGATGCACGACGCGGTCTGGCCGGGAACGGTCGGCTTCGAGAACCCGTTTCCCCCGACCGACCGCCAGCGCGACCGCTACCCGGTCGGGACCGACCGGCGGGCGCTGGTCGACGGGGAGGTCAGCGTCTCGCCGCTGTCCATCGACCACGACGACGTCGAGAGCGAGGCGCTGGCGGCGCTCGTCGACGCCTACAACGAGGCGAACGCTCCGGAGAAGTCGTCGTAG